CAGACGTATGATGGAGCTGCCTCTGAAGTTGATGACATTGTTGACTGTGACCATCTCCAAATCCAGGACCAACGTCTTCGGCCCCTTGATTGGCCGCGTCAGAACGAGCGTGGCACTCACATTGCTGGTTTGCTGTGAAATAAAAGGcgacagaaacagaggaagaatgTGAGGAACAGGAAACAGGGAAATCTGACAGCTGCACATGGCAAACAAAATCCTTGGCTCAGTGTCTTGTTATATCGTTTGTCAActtgtaaacacaaacacaaagtcaagGAAAAGTGATGTATTTTCCATGGTGCGTGAGGTCAGATCAGCAACTGTTTAAACAAGGATAAAAAGAGCAACTTCATaaacatgttgtaaaatgttctgttttcattaGATCCCACACCAAACATCAGACTCAGCTGAGTCTGCATTCACATGAACTACAGAATAAACAACACACTCTTGTTGCGCCATCTACTGGCTGCATACGATAGTGAAAGCTCATTTGTTTAATGGTTTCCTCTTCTACAGACAGTCGAGACACATTATGGAAATAAGAGcttatacaaataaaagagtTGCTTAGTTTCTGTATATAAAGTACAGTTTATATTCTCCATCTGTACTTTTGAGCACTAACAAAACTCAAAGACAGGAACTCAAATCAAACCACTGCACAGATTCATTTAGTTTAAGCTTATTTTTGTGGTTTTGCCTTCATTGGAAGTGCAGACGTTTACAGAGTagatgagggagagagagcggcATGATTTAAACAAAGGTGGAGGTGAATGGTGTGTATCTTCACTCATTCACCATGAGAACACACCACATCAGGTGCATAACTGTCCTGACAGATGGGAACACACCCCACGGTGGAATATAGACATCTATCTCCTGCTCCCTTGGTcgactcatcagaccacagacCCACAAACTGATGTTTCCCACTTGTATTCAATGACAAACTCACGCCACAACCCACTGGAGTGTGTCCGCTCTGAACACTCCGGCTGATGCAATGTGGTCATATTTGTGTAGTGAAATAACCTGATGACTATTAACCTCAATAATAAGAACCATGATCATATAAGACCAACCCAAGTCACTGGCAGCATCTTTGCTAGCTAAGTATTTACAGCTGTGGTGTTTCTGCACTGGGCTGtgatgatttaatttgtttaatgaCCTGACTGTAATGCAGTCCCTTGTATTTTGAGTTGATAGTTTGAGATTTTGGCAGAACTGTTATTGAAAATACCACGTAGTTGCTTCCCACAATCCATTGAATTCACAATGTCttataaaaacactaaacaccACGTGGAAATGTGTCTGTAACAGTATATTCTATGCATGTCTCACATTTAAGTATGTCACCATCTTATATTCTTGTGCTAAGCTATCTGTCGCTCTAGTACTCACCCTCATGTAAAACTCTCGTCCTTCATTGCCAGACTTTATCTGGAAGATGTAAAAGGCACCGGGGTAGCGTGTGGTGGCCTGCATCTGGAAGATGTCTGCCGGCACACTGCGCCCCGACGACAAGTCCATGTGTCGGTACAGAATGGTGAAGGGCTTTTCCCTGCATGCGGGGTTCTCAGCCGCGCACATACACTGGCTGCAGAGGAGGATGCACAGATGTGGGTTTGGAGactttaacattaataaatggTTAACTATAATTTTGTGTTAGATAAAAAACAATGGAAGACAAATTAAGATTTAAAGGTTGGTTAACAGTTGTTGAAAAGACAGTATGAATAACTCACTTGTCACTAACTTCGACGTAAGGAAGGTGACACTGTAAAGGATTCAGGCATGTATAGCCTCCCTGGAAATTGAAACATACTTGTGCTGTTGTACACGTGTTGTTACCAGTGTCACATTCATTGATATCTTCgaaatcaaacacacaacaatcGAAGTCagtaaaaacatcatcatcatcagaaaaacaacattcagaaagcataaataatacagttaaCACAATGGTTAAAatggtacaaagaaaaaaaacagaataatgaataataataaataatattgttgTAAATAAGGCAACACttgatttaaacattaattaatggAAAACATGTATTTCACTATATGAGGTGCAATTAGTTTAAATTCCAGCTTAATGTTCTGTAAATACAAATCTGTAGTTAACATAAAAAGGATTCTCAGCCAAATAGATCAAAGTAAATCAAACTAAAATTGCccaaaatgtttgaaatgcaaaatatttaCAACACACAATGAAGCAATTCACTGCAGCAATTTGAACAATATGTGCTTCATGACTCGACATCTAAACTGCAGACAAAACGACACGATGTCTGGATGGAGGCCCTGAACTTTACCTTCACAACTCCTGCCGTCCTCGTACACGTAGTATCCAGGCGGACAGATGCAGGAGAAAGATCCAGGTGTGTTCACACATCTGTGCTGACACAGAAAGTCTGAGAAGCTGCACTCATCCAAATCTGCagggaataaaaaacaaaaacaggattaaaacgtgtgatggaggaggagaagtgggATGACACGAAACGTTTTAATGCTAATAACACAGAGagtattaaatacaaaacacagtcaTCTATTCACACCAATACAAGAAGTGCCATCAGACGCCAACTCGAATCCCTCGTCACAGTTGCACATGAAGGAGCCGTAGGTGTTGAAGCAGCCGTGACTACATGGTTGTTCTTCACACTCATCCACATCTGGAGGAAAAATGGTGGATGGCAGTTAACacaacaatgaaacatttacaaaagtacttgtgtttgtttgtattggCTTTGTCGAGGTCATTTATTCTTCCTGTGTATGTGCGTACCTTCACAGGTTCGGCTGTCGGGGTTGAGGAGGAAGCCGGGGTTACAGGAGCAGGAATAAGAACCGGGCACGTTGGCACACAGCTGTTGGCAGTAACCATAGCGACATTCATCAATATCTggtcaaaaaataaattaaacaaagacaaaacagttaTAATTTACACATCATTCACAGTCAGGTCCACAAATTCATGTTCTTAGGGTCACATTTGTAAAAGGTTAACAACGGCTGTGGGTTGAGCTGTTTCACTGCTGAAACACGTCTTCTGGAGGTCAAGTAAAATGTTCAGAGGTCATAATGGTATTTTCTCAACAAAGGCAAGAAGAAAGCTTGTCTGCCAAACTATGCAACAGTGCATGGAAGAACTATGGTCTTCATTTGAGGAAATACTTGACAGTTGTCTCGTTTGTTTACAGTAATAACACCAGAGTTTAATGAACGTCGTTGGTAGTGTCGGACATTAATTACAAATCATGTTCAGTCTACTTCAGTGCTcgattaaatattaaatatatattaaacacatttttagaaaCTCGACACCTGCTAGACAGAGATAAATCATATGAAGCAATAATTACACcactacattacatttattgtaatttactttattttcattagcTGCTTTAGCGTTTTGCTTGACAATACTTTAGATTCATCTCACATGTATTTTACaatgtttgatttattgtcttccaaagtttttttaaaatacagaatagcttgtgcaacaaaaacaaaagatcagaatttccTTAAATGCAACACCATGTAAGAGGTctatattaaatacatttttatacaaCTGCAATGTGATCAACATGTACCCCCACTGTTTTACTGCAAGTTAATTATCACAGGTTTTAATAAATAGAGCGGCTCAGAGAATGCATGAGGTTAACTTCCTGCAGTGTGAAGTTAACTGGCTGATCTCACTCCTTAATTTGACAACAATACAGTAATATTAACGTTTAAAAGTGCAACCGTTCACTCACCTTGGCACTGTCCACCGATGAGCCAGTATCCCTCAGTGCAGGAACAGGTGTAGCCGCCCGATGTATTGATGCAGACCTGGGTGGGGTTACAGTGATGAGAGTTTGTCTCACATTCATCAATGTCtgcaacagagaagaagaagaagaggaggaaataatattaatagtttgttatttttaatcattttctgtctctgcactgCTGACATTAAACCCAGGTTGCTGTAGTTGGAGTACTGTACTTGATTAATATTAAAAGGAACTTGTATTGTTGCAGTTGTATTAAGTAAACTTGCACTTATTCCCCATGTAACTGAAGCAGTACTTTACTTTATTCCTTCTCCTTGGCTTAAATATTTAGCTttctttgtacctcacttgtaaatcACTTTGGATAGtagccaaataactaaatgtgaatgttttaaatCAATGCATGAGTGTTCGCCAACAATGCACCGACAAACATGTAGTCAAAGGTTTGTTTCTCCACCAGCCTGTGTTTGAAAAACTCTTAACAGCAGGTAACGTTTCAATACTTTATTATCAACTTCCAATTGTTTCTGAACAAGATCTGCGATTTCTTAGATTACAATCTAAATTCCTTAGACGCCACGCAGCACTACATCATAATAGCCACATTTCCTTATGAGGATACGACAAATCAGAAATCCCAACCTCTGTTTATGGTTCTCAGACCATGAAGTCACCAATCTCTAGAAAACTGGTGGGGGAAGTGGGTGGGAGTCtggctttttgttttaacaggCAGCTATGAGAAGCGATAACGTCTGTCAGTGGGACTGCTGCCCTTTGTGCCAACTTGGACCACTGGGTCTTTACAGGGGTGGAGTAGACCCGGAGCACTGGGCCACTGGCCAACAGCTACACGGCCCAGCACCTGCTTGCAGTTACCAGTCAAAACGTCTCTGGACGGCCCTCAGCTGCACTCCATGTGTAGCCATACTGCAGATCTCCAACATACACACGAGCTGCAGGAGCATTTCAGTTCAGATCCTTATATAGACTGTTTCATGAGCTGCCCACAagctctggagctgctgctgacaaTCCTGATCAGCTTCAGCAAAGGTATGGGATATGATGGAATGTGTTGGAAAGGCCTGAATGTCCGTCACAAGTAGGAAAACGGAGAAACCTTGCACAATATTTAAGACCAAATTTGCACACAAGCTGATTCGAGCTACTCTCCAGTGACTTTAAATGGAATGAGATACACTCCTCATTGTTAGAGAGATGAGCCTGTCAGCTGTGTTCAACACTTCGAGACAAACGACAtgaaaaatacactgaatgagAACATGAGGCACTTATTAATGCAGATTGAGCAATGTTGCACAGATAGCCTTATTGTCGAATCAACCCTTGTGCATTTTTAGGTTTATCAGATGGGTTTTGAAAGCCCACAAGGCTGGAATCTTTTCTCAGGCCACAGAAGAGCATGAAATCCTTCaagtaaagtgaaaacatgGAAATCCCTACAACTGTAGTTCTGAGCAGGAATGAACATTACAGTCACAGAATGAAAAGCACAAGAGGTTCTGAAGTTTAGAGGCCTCTCTAGTAAGTGTACTTCAACTCTATCATCTCATCTGATGTCTGCTCATGCAGGTAGTTTTGGTTCAATACAGTACATACGATAAAAACCAGAAGAGTAGAGTTTGTAATATTGTTCATGCTTTTAGGATCAGATATCCTGCAACAGACtctaaaaacaaaacccacaaatGCACTAAGATGTAATGGAGGCtaatttcttctgtttgtctccCAGTCTGGTGCCATTAGTGACAGTGATGGAGCGTAGTGCCACTTACTGAAAGACAAAGCTGTGTCTGTTACTGAAGGGAAGTCGCAGTCTGTGTAGTTTCTAACCCACTGCAGCATCAGTCAACAACCCATtacatcaccacacacacagcagccttCAGGGGTGTTAAGACTCGTTCCGTTTGGCCCCCACAGAGGCATGCCTGTTGTCTGGGCATAGATTTGGCAACATATGACCTCATCTCTGGCATCTATGGTTAAGTAGTTTACCCAAACAAGGTTTCAAGCAGATTCCCTGACAGGCCTTCTCCCCTACAAAGAGAAATTGTATTTGTGCATGAGCTCAAGTCTAAATCTCCCTTTAGAGGGAGAAAACTGTGCTGTAGTGTACATTTTCCACTCATTACAGGGTCACGGCTGATTTaacaaaaatgacagaagaacaCCACAAATTAACCCTAACAAGGCGACTTTCAACAGCTTTTCCCTGCAGGACGCACTCGCCTCATGACGTATGTTAAGATGGATTTCAGACAGCTGGGGAGAAcgtcaataaatgtttatctgaCAGCTGCGATCTCCTGCAAGTCAACACGATCAGAATAGTCAGAAAGCAGAGAATCTCCATGCTGCAGAGAGTTGAAGGCTGCTGTGATCCGGCTTGACAAACAGACAGGCTGCTGCACTGAGCATCAGAAAAACATCTGTCCCTGTGATCTGAGAGACTCATGCACTGCCCTGGAGTTCAACCACAACCTTTAATGACTTACACTAAATTTCTGGCCTCTATCATCTTTAGAGGCTTCACTGTAACATCTGATAAACAGCAGGGGgctgggggtggagggggcaGATGTTGGGACATCTTTCAACCAGAATCACTGAAGAGATTCAGCAAAAGGAGCCAGAGAATTCAGACAGCTGCAGAAGAAGATAAACACAACCCACCCTTCCGTCTTAATCATTTAGGAAGTGAGAGGGTAACAACATTCTTGTAGCAGCTAAGCAAACCACTAAAAATGAGAAACCCGTGACACTGAATATGGTGTTGGAAAAATAATTCCAGGAAATTGACTTCAAGAGTTAAGGACCTGTCAAACACACAAGATAAATCTAATGGGTTACATCATTACGTTTGGAAAACATACATACTTCAGCATTTCTATGCAAATTATCAGATATTTTAATGTCTTGTCggttataaaatgtaaaaatcactCTTTCTCCGAACGTGACACAAAGTGGTGACATAGGCAAGCTGTGATAATGGGGTTGTAAAGAGACATGATTCATTTTAACAGTTCACAATCCCACCCTGCCCGCACTGTCACTGCAGAAATATGAAACTGACTCTGGGCTCATTGGCTGATGACTGGGAGTACATGCTGACTCACTGTGATAGGTTGATACAAGAGAAATCGTACAAATAAGAAGCTCGATTGtgggaaaaacaaacttttgaTGAACAAGACTAAAGCTTCTCACTAAAACtaagttttaaatgtgttgtttccttGTAATAAAGTGGATTTACATACAGAGAACATATTTGCACACAACCAACTCACCATTACAGGTGCCATCCTCTGCAAGATTGTATCCCAGAAGACACTGCGCCGTGCTCCTCACTCTGGGGTAGCTGGGCTCCACTGATCTAGGTGGAGGTGGGAAGAACGTTTCTGATAATCCAACAGATGTGTCCGGGTAAACTGTCTCGGGTCGTTCCGGGGTCTCCAGTCTTTGGGGCAGGTTGAACATGTTCCTTGGAATGCACAGGTAGCCTCCGTTCTGGTTCACACAGCGCATCTCTCC
The Anabas testudineus chromosome 22, fAnaTes1.2, whole genome shotgun sequence DNA segment above includes these coding regions:
- the fbln5 gene encoding fibulin-5 — encoded protein: MSSDVRGFRFCTSARMLAALAFILLCIQPGHGQTCTEGFAYDRRARQCIDVDECRTLPDACRGEMRCVNQNGGYLCIPRNMFNLPQRLETPERPETVYPDTSVGLSETFFPPPPRSVEPSYPRVRSTAQCLLGYNLAEDGTCNDIDECETNSHHCNPTQVCINTSGGYTCSCTEGYWLIGGQCQDIDECRYGYCQQLCANVPGSYSCSCNPGFLLNPDSRTCEDVDECEEQPCSHGCFNTYGSFMCNCDEGFELASDGTSCIDLDECSFSDFLCQHRCVNTPGSFSCICPPGYYVYEDGRSCEDINECDTGNNTCTTAQVCFNFQGGYTCLNPLQCHLPYVEVSDNQCMCAAENPACREKPFTILYRHMDLSSGRSVPADIFQMQATTRYPGAFYIFQIKSGNEGREFYMRQTSNVSATLVLTRPIKGPKTLVLDLEMVTVNNVINFRGSSIIRLTIFVSEHPF